The following are encoded together in the Serratia sp. UGAL515B_01 genome:
- the ftsZ gene encoding cell division protein FtsZ, producing the protein MFEPMELTNDAVIKVIGVGGGGGNAVEHMVRERIEGVEFFAVNTDAQALRKTAVGQTIQIGSGITKGLGAGANPEVGRNSAEEDREALRTALEGADMVFIAAGMGGGTGTGAAPVVAEVAKDLGILTVAVVTKPFNFEGKKRMAFAEQGIAELSKHVDSLITIPNDKLLKVLGRGISLLDAFGAANDVLKGAVQGIAELITRPGLMNVDFADVRTVMSEMGYAMMGSGVASGEDRAEEAAEMAISSPLLEDIDLSGARGVLVNITAGFDLRLDEFETVGNTIRAFASDNATVVIGTSLDPEMNDELRVTVVATGIGMDKRPEITLVTNKQSSQSVMEHRYQQHGMSPLQQEVKSVAKVVNDQNAQPNKEPDYLDIPAFLRKQAD; encoded by the coding sequence ATGTTTGAACCAATGGAACTAACCAATGACGCGGTGATTAAAGTCATCGGCGTCGGCGGTGGCGGTGGCAACGCCGTTGAACACATGGTGCGTGAGCGTATCGAAGGTGTTGAATTCTTTGCCGTTAATACAGACGCCCAGGCATTACGCAAAACGGCAGTTGGCCAAACGATCCAGATCGGTAGTGGTATTACCAAGGGGCTAGGGGCTGGTGCTAACCCGGAGGTGGGCAGAAATTCGGCCGAAGAGGATCGTGAAGCCCTGCGCACCGCTCTGGAAGGTGCAGACATGGTCTTCATCGCGGCTGGCATGGGAGGTGGTACAGGCACAGGTGCAGCCCCCGTTGTTGCCGAAGTGGCAAAAGATCTGGGTATCCTGACCGTGGCCGTGGTGACCAAGCCTTTCAACTTTGAAGGCAAGAAGCGCATGGCATTTGCCGAGCAGGGTATCGCAGAGTTGTCCAAACACGTCGACTCACTGATCACTATTCCGAATGACAAGTTGCTGAAAGTTCTGGGTCGTGGCATTTCACTGCTGGATGCGTTTGGCGCAGCTAACGACGTGCTAAAAGGTGCTGTGCAAGGTATTGCTGAACTGATCACCCGTCCAGGATTGATGAACGTCGACTTTGCCGACGTGCGTACTGTCATGTCCGAAATGGGCTATGCGATGATGGGGTCCGGTGTGGCAAGTGGTGAAGATCGTGCTGAAGAGGCCGCAGAAATGGCAATTTCCAGCCCGCTGCTGGAAGATATCGACCTTTCTGGTGCCCGTGGTGTGTTGGTTAACATAACAGCCGGTTTTGACCTGCGTCTTGATGAGTTTGAGACTGTAGGTAATACCATTCGTGCATTCGCCTCTGATAATGCGACGGTGGTTATCGGTACTTCGTTGGATCCGGAAATGAACGATGAGCTGCGTGTCACCGTTGTTGCGACTGGTATCGGTATGGATAAGCGTCCAGAAATCACTCTGGTAACTAACAAACAGTCCAGCCAGTCAGTGATGGAGCATCGTTACCAACAGCACGGAATGTCACCCTTGCAACAGGAAGTTAAATCTGTAGCTAAGGTGGTGAACGATCAGAACGCGCAGCCAAATAAAGAGCCTGACTATCTGGACATCCCAGCCTTCCTGCGCAAACAGGCTGACTAG
- the lpxC gene encoding UDP-3-O-acyl-N-acetylglucosamine deacetylase: MIKQRTLKRIVQATGVGLHTGKKATLTMRPASANTGVIYRRTDLNPPVDFPADAKSVRDTMLCTCLVNEHDVRISTVEHLNAALAGLGIDNIIIEVDAAEIPIMDGSASPFVFLLLDAGIEELNSAKKFLRLKDTVRVEDGDKWAELSPHNGFSLDFTIDFNHPAIDASTQRYRLDFSADSFVSQISRARTFGFMRDIEYLQSRGLALGGSFDCAIVVDDYRVLNEDGLRFEDEFVRHKMLDAIGDLFMCGHNIIGAFTAYKSGHALNNKLLQAVLAKQEAWEYVTFQDEAEMPLAFKAPSTVLA; encoded by the coding sequence ATGATCAAACAAAGGACTTTAAAACGTATTGTTCAGGCGACTGGTGTCGGTTTGCATACCGGCAAAAAGGCTACTTTGACAATGCGCCCAGCGTCGGCTAATACCGGGGTCATCTATCGTCGCACTGACTTGAATCCACCGGTTGATTTTCCGGCTGATGCAAAATCCGTGCGTGATACCATGCTCTGTACTTGCCTGGTCAATGAGCATGACGTGCGTATTTCTACCGTTGAACATCTTAATGCTGCCCTGGCAGGCTTGGGCATCGACAATATCATTATTGAAGTTGACGCTGCTGAAATTCCGATTATGGATGGTAGCGCCAGCCCGTTCGTTTTTCTGCTGTTGGATGCAGGCATTGAAGAGTTGAATTCGGCGAAGAAGTTCCTGCGACTGAAAGATACCGTGCGTGTTGAAGATGGTGATAAGTGGGCCGAGTTGTCTCCGCACAATGGATTCAGCTTAGATTTCACTATAGATTTTAATCATCCTGCGATTGATGCTAGCACCCAGCGCTATCGTCTTGATTTTTCGGCAGATTCATTTGTGAGTCAAATCAGTCGCGCGCGCACTTTTGGTTTCATGCGTGATATTGAATATCTGCAATCTCGTGGTCTTGCCCTGGGGGGCAGTTTCGATTGCGCCATTGTGGTTGACGATTATCGTGTCCTAAATGAAGACGGCCTGCGCTTCGAGGACGAGTTCGTTCGCCATAAAATGTTGGATGCTATCGGTGATTTGTTCATGTGTGGTCATAACATTATTGGCGCGTTTACTGCGTACAAATCTGGTCATGCATTGAATAACAAATTGCTGCAAGCTGTTCTTGCGAAACAGGAAGCTTGGGAATATGTGACATTCCAGGATGAAGCAGAAATGCCTCTGGCATTCAAGGCTCCATCGACCGTGTTGGCGTAA
- a CDS encoding DUF721 domain-containing protein, whose amino-acid sequence MRDSRPQLLDVLFDDASAADKGPLHNVQQRAVALLKLNRAVKGLLPAQLHPWCRVANFRQGILVLETANASWMMRLRYEQPSLLSALRAQILPSLSSIDIRINPALMAKGNSQVQSTTKMAENEQKSVPLSQQSADSLRGLAARSPEKLRMILERLAALAGERANATSHDK is encoded by the coding sequence ATGCGCGATAGCCGTCCACAATTATTAGATGTCCTTTTCGACGACGCGTCTGCAGCAGATAAAGGACCGCTGCATAACGTTCAGCAACGCGCCGTTGCGCTCCTGAAGCTCAATCGTGCAGTGAAAGGTTTATTACCTGCTCAGCTGCATCCCTGGTGCCGTGTCGCCAATTTCCGACAGGGTATTTTAGTGCTGGAAACCGCAAATGCCAGTTGGATGATGCGCTTACGCTATGAACAACCTAGCCTGTTATCCGCACTACGCGCACAAATTCTACCATCATTGTCGTCAATCGACATCAGGATTAATCCAGCCTTAATGGCAAAAGGAAACAGCCAGGTGCAAAGTACTACAAAAATGGCAGAAAATGAGCAAAAAAGTGTACCTTTGAGCCAGCAAAGTGCGGATTCACTAAGGGGATTGGCTGCACGCAGCCCAGAGAAATTACGTATGATATTAGAACGACTGGCAGCGTTGGCAGGAGAGAGAGCCAACGCTACCAGTCATGATAAATAA